One window from the genome of Cryobacterium sp. GrIS_2_6 encodes:
- the menC gene encoding o-succinylbenzoate synthase, whose protein sequence is MKIENIELRRVTLPLVSPFRTSFGTATERETTLVRVSTADAEGWAECAAEPDPLYSSEFLDGCDLVIRDHLVPRLQALGDRLTAERVATALAPVKGHPMSKAVLETAILDAQLKEVGVSFGGYLGAVSETVPAGVSVGIMDSLDELLDAVAGYLAEGYLRIKLKIEPGWDLVPVRAVRERFGDDILLQVDANTAYTLADARHLARLDPFDLLLMEQPMAEDDILGHAALAKLIKTPICLDESIESARDAAAAITLGACSIINVKPARVGGYLEARRIHDVAAAHGVPVWCGGMLETGIGRAANVALAALPNFVLPGDTSASNRYYEQDLTAPFVLEDGHLRVPTGPGIGVEVLPDVLADVTTATADIRF, encoded by the coding sequence ATGAAAATCGAGAACATCGAACTGAGGCGGGTCACACTGCCCCTGGTCAGCCCGTTCCGCACCTCCTTCGGCACTGCCACCGAACGCGAGACGACGCTCGTACGGGTCAGCACAGCGGATGCCGAGGGCTGGGCCGAGTGCGCCGCCGAACCCGACCCGTTGTACAGTTCCGAGTTCCTCGACGGCTGTGACCTCGTCATCCGTGACCACCTCGTGCCGCGGCTGCAGGCCCTCGGCGACCGCCTCACCGCCGAACGGGTGGCGACGGCCCTCGCTCCGGTCAAGGGACACCCGATGTCCAAGGCCGTGCTCGAAACGGCCATTCTCGACGCCCAGCTCAAGGAAGTCGGCGTCTCCTTCGGCGGCTACCTCGGGGCGGTGAGCGAGACCGTGCCGGCCGGTGTGTCGGTGGGGATCATGGACTCGCTCGACGAGCTCCTCGACGCTGTCGCCGGCTACCTCGCCGAAGGCTACCTGCGGATCAAGCTGAAGATCGAGCCCGGTTGGGACCTCGTTCCCGTGCGCGCCGTGCGCGAGCGCTTCGGCGACGACATCCTGCTGCAGGTCGACGCCAACACCGCGTACACGCTGGCGGATGCCCGCCACCTCGCCCGCCTCGACCCGTTCGACCTGCTCCTGATGGAGCAGCCGATGGCTGAAGACGACATCCTCGGTCACGCGGCGCTCGCGAAGTTGATCAAGACGCCCATCTGCCTCGACGAGTCAATCGAGTCCGCGCGTGACGCCGCCGCGGCGATCACGCTCGGCGCGTGCAGCATCATCAACGTCAAACCGGCCAGAGTCGGCGGCTACCTGGAGGCCCGGCGCATCCATGATGTCGCAGCCGCCCACGGGGTGCCGGTCTGGTGCGGCGGGATGCTCGAAACGGGCATCGGCCGGGCCGCGAATGTGGCCCTGGCCGCGCTACCGAACTTCGTGCTTCCGGGGGATACCTCGGCGTCCAACCGCTACTACGAGCAGGACCTGACCGCCCCGTTCGTGCTCGAGGACGGGCATCTGCGGGTGCCGACCGGTCCCGGCATCGGCGTCGAGGTGCTGCCCGACGTGCTCGCCGACGTCACGACCGCCACCGCCGACATCCGTTTCTAG